A window from Seriola aureovittata isolate HTS-2021-v1 ecotype China chromosome 14, ASM2101889v1, whole genome shotgun sequence encodes these proteins:
- the LOC130181007 gene encoding gremlin-2-like: MLWRITIPVILAGVLCITAETKKPRPQGSIPSPYKTKGNLSSERHHRLLQQKPEVLSSSREALVVTERRYLRRDWCKTQPLRQTISEEGCRSRTVVNRFCYGQCNSFYIPRHMGPSSAQGQNRGQASGSGRKNHNKAQEPFQSCSFCRPHRITQLTVQLDCPDLQPPFRHRKVQRVKQCRCMSVDVSGHGKL, from the coding sequence aTGCTGTGGAGAATAACTATCCCAGTCATACTGGCTGGGGTGCTCTGCATCACTGCAGAGACCAAAAAGCCTCGGCCCCAGGGATCCATCCCATCCCCATACAAGACCAAAGGGAACCTGTCATCAGAGCGTCACCATCGGCTATTGCAGCAAAAACCAGAGGTGCTATCCTCCAGCCGAGAAGCCTTGGTGGTGACGGAGCGCCGCTACCTTCGCAGGGACTGGTGCAAGACCCAACCCCTCCGTCAGACCATCAGCGAGGAGGGCTGCCGCAGCCGCACTGTGGTCAACCGTTTTTGCTATGGCCAGTGCAACTCCTTCTATATCCCCCGCCATATGGGCCCCAGCTCAGCTCAGGGCCAGAATCGAGGCCAAGCCTCAGGATCTGGAAGGAAAAACCACAACAAGGCCCAGGAGCCGTTCCAGTCCTGCTCCTTCTGCAGGCCACACCGcatcacacagctcacagtgcAGCTAGACTGCCCAGACCTGCAGCCCCCTTTCAGACACCGTAAGGTGCAGAGGGTCAAACAGTGTCGCTGCATGTCTGTGGATGTGAGCGGCCATGGGAAACTGTGA
- the LOC130181006 gene encoding regulator of G-protein signaling 7 isoform X2, with the protein MIKNLDIEDQVEALHLGTLMAAHGYFFPISDHVLTLKDDGTFYRFQTPYFWPSNCWEPENTDYAVYLCKRTMQNKARLELADYEAESLARLQRAFARKWEFIFMQAEAQAKVDKKRDKIERKILDSQERAFWDVHRPVPGCVNTTEVDIKKSSRMKNPHKTRKSVYGLQNDIRTHSPTHTPAPEAKQPTEEELQEQITFWQLQLDRHRLKMSKVAESLLGYTEQYVEYDPFLTPPDPSNPWISDDTTLWELEASKEPGQQRVKRWAFGIDEVLKDPVGREQFLKFLESEFSSENLRFWLAVQELKKRPIREVPTRVQEIWQEFLAPGAPSAINVDSKSYAKTTQNVKDPGRYAFEDAQEHIYKLMKSDSYSRFIRSSAYQELLQAKKKKSKNLF; encoded by the exons TGGAGGCTCTTCACCTAGGAACTCTGATGGCTGCACATGGTTACTTCTTCCCCATCTCAGACCACGTCCTCACTCTCAAAGATGATGGCACTTTCTATAGGTTTCAG ACTCCATACTTTTGGCCATCAAACTGCTGGGAGCCAGAAAACACAGACTATG ctgtttacCTCTGCAAAAGAACAATGCAAAATAAAGCGCGTCTGGAGCTTGCAGACTATGAAGCG GAGAGCTTAGCAAGGCTACAGAGGGCTTTCGCCAGGAAATGGGAGTTCATTTTTATGCAAGCAGAAGCACAAGCAAA agtggacaagaaaagagacaaaattgAGAGGAAAATTCTCGACAGTCAGGAAAGAGCATTCTGGGACGTGCACAGACCAGTG CCGGGatgtgtgaacacaacagaagtCGACATAAAGAAATCCTCCAGAATGAAAAACCCCCACAAAACCAGAAAG TCTGTGTATGGGCTGCAGAATGACATCCGTACCCACAGCCCAACCCACACCCCCGCCCCAGAGGCCAAGCAGCCTACAGAAGAAGAACTGCAAGAACAG ATCACCTTTTGGCAATTGCAATTAGACAGGCATCGACTGAAAATGTCCAAAGTGGCAGAGAG TTTGCTGGGCTACACAGAGCAGTATGTTGAATACGACCCTTTCCTCACGCCTCCAGATCCATCCAACCCCTGGATCTCAGATGACACCACACTCTGGGAGCTCGAAGCCAG TAAGGAGCCAGGCCAGCAGAGAGTAAAGAGGTGGGCTTTTGGCATCGATGAGGTTCTCAAAGATCCTGTGGGGAGAGAGCAGTTCCTCAAGTTCCTGGAGTCCGAGTTCAGCTCAGAGAATCTCAG GTTCTGGCTAGCGGTCCAGGAACTAAAGAAACGTCCCATCAGAGAAGTTCCAACCCGGGTTCAGGAGATCTGGCAGGAGTTTCTGGCCCCCGGAGCGCCCAGTGCCATCAACGTGGACTCCAAGAGCTACGCCAAAACCACTCAGAATGTCAAAGATCCCGGACGCTACGCCTTTGAGGATGCACAG GAACACATCTACAAGTTGATGAAGAGTGATTCTTACAGCCGTTTCATCCGTTCCAGTGCCTACCAGGAGTTATTACAGGCCAAGAAGAAG AAAAGTAAGAACTTGTTCTGA